Proteins found in one Acidobacteriota bacterium genomic segment:
- a CDS encoding TonB-dependent receptor encodes MTIARKILLLCLAAGLAASFAHAADEDQQRRRLGARHGAEGHLSVRGTVIDADRQPLAGAVVLIPPFPKSVETRADGVFEISGIPPGRYQVEVYAPGHMDFRSELFELSADIDEFEAVLPRIPAEEIVVTATRTPRLYAEVPVKTQIIGAREIEIRQATQLAESLAYTTGLRVETNCLNCNFTQVRINGMEGKYTQILIDNSPVFGSMVGVYGLEQIPAEMINRIEVVKGGGSALYGGNAVAGVINVLTKEPHENGASLSFQQEAIDGRPFSNFGFHSSLTSPSGTTKGFLFANARNRSPVDVNGDGFSEIGKLKATSFGFNLYQDAPGVRGKLKLGVTRIVENRRGGNAFDLLPHQADIAEAVESNMTGLSLEWNQYLSTRMFYNVGFSYLDAARESYYGSGQDLNAYGSTRNPLLIFSGQFNRQSRGHLLSFGVQAKSERLEDRALGYGRVIDDTYSEIGVFIQDDMRISRTLSLLAGLRATQHSLIDRLIFNPRFSFLANLTPDLGWRTTLSTGFRAPQVFDEDLHITQVGGQGVVIRNAPDLKEEQSLSLSSGFDFGRQVGTHLLQLSAEGFFTVLRDAFVMEQQDSDTRENVLAFERINSPGARVAGVSLEFGLLSGSGWRINTGWTFQRSRLDDPEPDFESLRFFRTPDVYGFFQFAWENNKLADLELSLDYTGPMSVPHFAGYIEEARLEIVEDFWMLNARFSREIKFSDGFSAKIFAGVFNLLNAFQRDLDRGPDRDAGYLYGPSKPRSFTAGFTFNF; translated from the coding sequence ATGACAATCGCGAGAAAAATTCTTCTTCTTTGCCTGGCCGCCGGTTTGGCTGCGTCGTTCGCACACGCTGCAGATGAGGATCAACAGCGCCGGCGCCTGGGTGCCCGCCACGGCGCCGAAGGGCATCTGTCCGTTCGGGGAACGGTGATCGATGCGGACAGACAGCCGCTTGCCGGCGCCGTCGTCCTGATCCCGCCGTTTCCGAAATCGGTCGAAACCCGAGCCGACGGCGTTTTCGAAATTTCCGGAATCCCTCCGGGTCGATACCAGGTCGAAGTGTACGCTCCGGGGCACATGGATTTCCGGTCGGAGCTTTTCGAGCTGTCCGCCGATATCGACGAATTCGAAGCCGTCCTGCCCCGGATTCCCGCCGAAGAGATCGTCGTTACGGCCACGCGGACGCCGCGGCTTTATGCCGAAGTTCCCGTAAAAACCCAGATTATCGGCGCCCGCGAAATCGAAATCCGCCAAGCCACGCAACTGGCCGAGTCCCTGGCCTACACGACGGGTCTCCGGGTCGAAACCAACTGCCTCAACTGCAACTTCACCCAGGTTCGCATCAACGGCATGGAGGGGAAATACACCCAGATCCTGATCGACAATTCGCCCGTTTTCGGATCCATGGTCGGCGTCTACGGCCTGGAGCAGATTCCGGCCGAGATGATCAACCGCATTGAAGTCGTCAAAGGCGGCGGGTCGGCCCTCTACGGCGGAAACGCCGTTGCCGGCGTCATCAATGTGCTGACGAAGGAACCTCACGAGAACGGCGCGTCTCTCAGCTTTCAACAGGAGGCCATCGACGGCCGGCCGTTTTCGAACTTCGGTTTTCACTCGAGTCTGACCAGCCCCTCGGGAACCACAAAGGGCTTTCTGTTCGCCAATGCCCGAAACCGAAGCCCCGTCGACGTCAACGGCGACGGCTTCAGCGAAATCGGAAAACTCAAGGCGACAAGTTTCGGTTTCAACCTCTATCAGGATGCGCCGGGCGTCCGGGGCAAGCTCAAACTCGGTGTCACCCGCATCGTCGAGAACCGCCGCGGCGGCAACGCCTTCGATCTTTTACCTCACCAGGCGGATATCGCCGAAGCCGTCGAATCCAACATGACCGGCCTTTCGCTCGAGTGGAATCAGTATCTCTCCACCCGCATGTTCTACAATGTCGGATTTTCCTATCTGGACGCCGCCCGAGAATCCTATTATGGATCCGGACAGGACCTCAACGCCTACGGTTCGACCCGGAATCCTCTCCTGATTTTCAGCGGCCAGTTCAACCGGCAATCGCGCGGGCATCTCCTGTCGTTCGGTGTGCAGGCCAAGAGCGAGCGCCTGGAAGACAGGGCCCTCGGCTACGGCCGCGTCATCGACGACACCTACAGTGAAATCGGCGTCTTCATCCAGGACGACATGAGAATCAGCCGGACGCTGTCCCTGCTGGCCGGTCTCCGCGCAACGCAACACTCCCTGATTGACCGCCTTATTTTTAATCCCCGCTTCAGCTTCCTGGCCAACCTCACTCCGGACCTCGGCTGGCGGACGACATTGTCGACCGGGTTCCGGGCCCCCCAAGTGTTTGACGAGGACCTTCACATCACTCAGGTCGGCGGGCAGGGCGTGGTGATTCGAAACGCTCCCGACCTCAAGGAGGAGCAGTCCCTCAGCCTCAGCTCCGGATTCGATTTCGGCCGCCAGGTCGGGACCCATCTCCTTCAGTTGAGCGCCGAAGGGTTCTTCACGGTTCTTCGCGACGCCTTCGTCATGGAACAGCAGGATTCCGATACCCGGGAGAACGTCCTGGCCTTTGAACGGATCAACAGTCCGGGCGCCCGAGTGGCCGGCGTATCCCTGGAATTCGGATTGTTGTCCGGTTCGGGGTGGCGGATCAATACCGGCTGGACGTTTCAACGCAGCCGGCTGGACGACCCCGAGCCTGATTTCGAATCCCTGCGGTTCTTCCGTACGCCCGATGTCTACGGTTTCTTCCAGTTTGCCTGGGAAAACAATAAGTTGGCCGACCTCGAACTGTCCCTGGATTATACCGGGCCCATGAGCGTTCCGCATTTCGCCGGATATATCGAGGAGGCCCGCCTTGAGATCGTGGAGGATTTTTGGATGCTGAACGCCCGGTTTTCCCGGGAAATCAAGTTCTCCGACGGGTTTTCGGCCAAGATCTTCGCCGGAGTCTTCAATCTTTTGAATGCCTTCCAGCGCGATCTCGACCGTGGTCCCGACCGCGATGCCGGATACCTTTACGGCCCTTCAAAGCCCCGCTCCTTCACCGCCGGTTTCACCTTCAATTTCTAG
- the fabF gene encoding beta-ketoacyl-ACP synthase II, whose translation MKNQHRRVVVTGLGVVTPIGIGREEFWRAALAGKNGISRITLFDPSEFRSQMAGEVKNFRPGDWIDSKLAGRMDRFTHFALTAADLAVKDAKLAAGTFDGRRAGVIIGSGIGGAQTLEGAHVDLLEKGPKSLGPFVVTKVLINTAACMVSITHGLKGFLSAPSVACSTGANAVGDAARVIERGDADVMLAGGSEASVSPLPYGGFCGTRSMSVRNDDPERASRPFDRDRDGFVMGEGAGVIVLESLEHALAREAPIYAELAGYGNTADAFHFTAPEPDGDGMVRVMEAALRDAGLEPEDIGYINAHGTSTDLNDRIESAAIIKVFGDHARKLKISSTKSMIGHLLAAAGAVEFAVAVLSVATGRIHPTLNCEHPDPDCPLDYVAGGAEEIDLRAALSQSFGFGGGNACLAVKKYVREP comes from the coding sequence ATGAAAAACCAACACCGCCGCGTGGTTGTGACGGGTCTTGGAGTCGTCACGCCGATCGGGATCGGCCGGGAGGAATTCTGGCGGGCGGCCCTGGCCGGAAAAAACGGCATTTCCCGGATTACGCTTTTCGATCCGTCTGAATTCCGGTCTCAAATGGCCGGTGAAGTCAAAAACTTTCGGCCCGGAGATTGGATCGATTCCAAATTGGCCGGCCGCATGGACCGCTTCACGCACTTCGCTCTGACCGCCGCGGACCTTGCCGTCAAGGATGCCAAGCTGGCCGCCGGAACCTTCGATGGCCGGAGGGCCGGCGTCATCATCGGGTCTGGAATCGGCGGCGCCCAAACGCTGGAAGGCGCCCACGTCGACCTTCTCGAAAAAGGGCCGAAATCGCTGGGACCGTTCGTCGTCACCAAGGTCCTGATCAACACGGCCGCCTGCATGGTGTCCATCACCCACGGCCTCAAAGGTTTTCTGTCCGCGCCCTCGGTCGCCTGCTCGACCGGGGCCAATGCCGTCGGCGACGCCGCCCGGGTCATCGAGAGGGGCGACGCCGATGTCATGCTGGCCGGAGGGAGCGAGGCCAGCGTCAGCCCGCTGCCTTACGGCGGATTCTGCGGCACGCGCTCCATGTCCGTGAGAAACGACGATCCGGAACGGGCCAGCCGCCCCTTCGACAGAGACCGCGACGGATTCGTCATGGGGGAAGGCGCCGGCGTCATTGTTCTGGAAAGTCTTGAGCATGCCCTGGCCAGGGAGGCTCCGATTTACGCCGAATTGGCGGGCTACGGCAATACGGCCGACGCCTTTCACTTCACGGCGCCCGAACCCGACGGGGACGGCATGGTCCGGGTTATGGAAGCGGCCTTGCGCGACGCCGGTCTGGAGCCGGAGGACATCGGATACATCAACGCCCACGGAACGTCGACGGATCTCAATGACCGGATCGAAAGCGCGGCGATCATCAAGGTTTTCGGGGATCATGCCCGAAAGCTCAAGATCAGTTCCACAAAATCCATGATCGGCCACCTGCTGGCGGCGGCCGGTGCGGTCGAATTCGCCGTGGCCGTCTTGAGCGTCGCGACCGGACGGATTCATCCCACCCTCAACTGCGAACATCCCGACCCGGACTGTCCGCTGGACTATGTCGCCGGAGGCGCCGAAGAGATCGACCTCCGGGCGGCGCTCAGCCAATCTTTCGGCTTTGGGGGTGGAAACGCCTGCCTGGCCGTCAAAAAATATGTGAGAGAACCATGA
- a CDS encoding nitronate monooxygenase family protein has protein sequence MKIPELRIGGLTAEIPIVQGGMGVRVSLAGLAAAVAEEGGIGTISSIGLGDFEASKTEYERISREALENEIRKARSMTRGVLAVNFMGALSNVEDLVRTAVREGIRMIVFGAGLPMKLPELVPETSVSLVPIVSSARVAEIILRGWEKRFARTVDALILEGPLAGGHLGFSLEQLENAEDYSLEKLLPRILEAIKPFEDRFGKKIPVFAAGGIFNGRDIARMLSLGASGVQMATRFVCTEECDVSREFKQCYLDAKEEDIVIIKSPVGMPGRAIRNPFLKKLDVVEKLKINCPYHCLTACKVTEARYCIALALLNAYLGDVDNGLIFCGRNAHRCDKIVTVKELIAELLAELKTA, from the coding sequence ATGAAGATACCCGAATTGCGCATCGGCGGACTGACCGCCGAAATTCCCATCGTCCAGGGGGGGATGGGCGTCCGTGTCTCGCTGGCCGGCCTGGCCGCGGCCGTTGCGGAGGAAGGCGGGATCGGCACCATCTCGAGCATCGGCCTGGGGGATTTCGAAGCCTCGAAAACCGAGTATGAACGGATCTCCCGGGAAGCCCTGGAAAACGAAATCCGGAAAGCCCGCAGCATGACCCGGGGCGTCCTGGCCGTCAATTTCATGGGCGCCCTGAGCAACGTCGAGGACCTGGTGCGGACGGCGGTCCGCGAAGGCATCCGGATGATCGTCTTCGGCGCCGGGCTGCCCATGAAACTTCCGGAACTTGTTCCCGAAACCTCGGTCAGTCTTGTGCCCATCGTCAGCTCGGCCCGGGTCGCGGAAATCATTCTCCGCGGCTGGGAAAAGCGTTTTGCGAGGACGGTGGACGCGCTCATTCTCGAAGGGCCTCTGGCCGGCGGTCATCTCGGATTTTCCCTCGAACAGCTCGAAAATGCTGAGGATTATTCCCTGGAGAAACTTCTGCCCCGGATTCTGGAGGCGATCAAGCCCTTTGAGGACCGTTTCGGGAAAAAGATCCCGGTTTTCGCCGCCGGCGGGATTTTCAACGGCCGCGATATCGCCCGCATGCTGTCCCTGGGCGCCTCGGGCGTCCAGATGGCGACCCGTTTCGTCTGCACGGAGGAGTGCGACGTCTCCCGGGAATTCAAACAGTGTTACCTGGATGCGAAAGAAGAGGACATCGTCATCATCAAAAGCCCGGTCGGCATGCCCGGGCGGGCCATCCGGAATCCTTTCCTCAAAAAACTCGACGTTGTGGAAAAGCTCAAGATCAACTGTCCCTATCACTGCCTGACTGCGTGCAAGGTGACGGAGGCCCGATATTGCATCGCCCTGGCCCTGCTGAACGCCTACCTGGGGGATGTCGACAACGGGCTCATTTTTTGCGGCCGAAACGCCCACCGCTGCGACAAGATCGTGACCGTCAAGGAACTCATCGCCGAACTGCTTGCCGAACTGAAAACCGCCTGA
- a CDS encoding YcbK family protein has product MYNTHTGEQAALDYCHSGSLISSSLEKINHILRDHRTGETKDIDVRLLDLLHVLSRKVGAARPFHIISGYRSPRTNAHLRANGSGVAENSLHLRGQAVDIRVPGLKLQDLYRAAVSLRAGGVGIYPKSDFVHVDIGRVRTW; this is encoded by the coding sequence TTGTACAACACCCATACCGGGGAGCAGGCGGCCCTCGACTATTGCCATTCCGGCTCCCTCATCTCCTCGTCGCTCGAGAAGATCAATCACATCCTCAGAGACCATCGGACCGGAGAGACCAAGGACATCGATGTCCGTCTTCTCGACTTACTTCATGTGCTCTCCCGGAAGGTTGGCGCCGCCCGGCCCTTCCATATCATCTCCGGCTACCGGTCTCCCCGGACCAATGCCCACCTGCGGGCCAACGGGTCGGGCGTCGCCGAGAACAGCCTGCACCTTCGCGGGCAGGCCGTCGACATCCGGGTCCCGGGCCTCAAGCTTCAGGACCTCTATCGGGCGGCGGTTTCCCTGCGGGCCGGGGGCGTGGGGATCTATCCCAAGTCGGACTTTGTCCATGTTGATATCGGCCGCGTCCGGACCTGGTAG
- a CDS encoding LPXTG cell wall anchor domain-containing protein, whose protein sequence is MSSTTLLIIIVLAILFLGGGGYYWRRRR, encoded by the coding sequence ATGAGCAGCACAACACTTCTCATCATCATCGTCCTGGCCATCCTCTTTCTCGGCGGAGGCGGTTACTACTGGAGAAGGCGCCGGTAG
- a CDS encoding CsbD family protein, with protein MGELADKSKGKIKQAVGDLTGNKKLEREGRRDEIKGRAKGAAKDLKRTVKRAVK; from the coding sequence ATGGGCGAATTGGCAGATAAAAGCAAAGGCAAGATCAAGCAAGCCGTCGGGGACTTGACCGGCAACAAGAAGCTCGAGCGAGAGGGCCGGAGGGATGAGATCAAGGGCCGGGCCAAGGGCGCGGCCAAGGATCTGAAGCGCACGGTCAAGCGCGCCGTGAAATGA
- a CDS encoding biosynthetic peptidoglycan transglycosylase, with product MRRFRGGWVISKFKFRKALRIGAIALLGVALLLGALFFSLRNVILRSVLDSRIRSYQANHAGDFIRIGTARFSGLEGIDLENIQVLATAKDLAATVKKCSIEVHFLKMLSGRVRLKRLVLSDVTLDLSREDAPGPLPVSPSDTGAPVPPRPAPSLAPDLGARGARLLDLYFTLIPDRLEIERLTLNSVFGDVRQGLFFPRLAIHDSAFETTLEVFDQGDKWVYLLAGAIEREERRLELRLEPRFSSSPAVLPFVERQWGLKVDFDSLAVGLHSRGRKGGVLSLDGLLAVSRLALNHQSVAAEDVHLQNASIDYTLRIGADSIELDNATKVSFNRLSFHPYFKFQAGPAGQLTLRLDKTEFKADDFFGSLPAGLFTQLAGLEAGGDLAYRLDFFIDFSRPQALQLESGLEKRDFSIIRFGRADFRSVNEPFLHTVFEEGEALRSFVVGPENPDFRVLEDIPSFLKSAVMISEDGAFFGHRGFLLEPFKESIALNLREKRFVRGASTISMQLVKNLFLKRQKTIARKLEEMIITWLIEENRLVSKERMLEIYLNIIEWGPQVYGAQEAARFYFDKDVADLTLAEAIFMASIIPQPKRFMASFDEEQRLRSWLQAYYTDVSAKMLKRGWIEQRDFDALTADIRLRGPARLLLKGRDTRPEEPAWDIR from the coding sequence TTGAGGCGATTTCGTGGAGGTTGGGTTATTTCAAAATTTAAGTTCCGAAAGGCGCTGCGCATCGGGGCGATCGCCCTGTTGGGTGTGGCCCTGCTCCTCGGCGCCCTGTTCTTTTCCCTGCGCAATGTCATTTTGCGCAGCGTCCTGGACAGTCGCATCCGCTCCTACCAGGCGAACCACGCCGGGGATTTCATCCGCATAGGTACAGCGAGATTCAGCGGATTGGAGGGCATCGACCTGGAAAACATCCAGGTGCTTGCCACAGCCAAGGACCTCGCCGCGACCGTAAAAAAATGCTCCATCGAGGTCCACTTCCTTAAGATGCTCAGCGGCCGCGTGCGGCTGAAGCGCCTTGTACTGAGTGACGTGACTCTCGACCTGAGCCGCGAAGACGCTCCCGGCCCGCTCCCGGTCTCGCCAAGCGACACAGGCGCGCCCGTCCCGCCTCGTCCCGCCCCAAGCCTGGCGCCCGACCTGGGGGCCAGGGGAGCGCGGCTGCTCGACCTGTATTTCACCCTTATCCCCGACAGATTGGAAATCGAACGGCTCACTCTCAATTCCGTTTTCGGCGATGTCCGGCAGGGCCTCTTCTTCCCCCGGCTGGCCATCCACGACTCCGCTTTTGAGACGACGCTCGAGGTCTTCGACCAAGGGGATAAATGGGTCTACCTCCTGGCCGGAGCGATCGAGAGGGAGGAAAGGCGGCTGGAGTTGCGCCTGGAGCCCCGGTTCAGCAGCAGCCCGGCCGTTCTGCCGTTCGTCGAACGGCAGTGGGGGCTGAAGGTCGATTTCGACTCCCTGGCCGTCGGCCTGCACAGCCGGGGGCGCAAGGGCGGCGTGCTGAGCCTGGACGGCCTGCTTGCGGTCAGTAGACTGGCGCTTAACCACCAGAGCGTCGCCGCCGAAGACGTCCACCTGCAGAACGCCTCCATCGACTACACCCTGCGCATCGGCGCCGATTCTATCGAGCTGGATAATGCCACAAAGGTTTCTTTCAACAGGCTTTCCTTCCATCCGTACTTCAAGTTCCAAGCCGGGCCGGCCGGGCAATTGACCCTGAGGCTCGATAAGACCGAATTCAAGGCCGACGATTTTTTCGGCTCGCTGCCGGCCGGACTGTTCACCCAGCTTGCCGGCCTGGAAGCCGGCGGCGATCTTGCCTACCGGCTCGATTTTTTCATCGACTTCAGCCGCCCTCAGGCGCTCCAGCTCGAATCGGGCCTCGAAAAGCGCGATTTCAGCATCATACGATTCGGCCGCGCCGACTTCAGGTCCGTCAACGAGCCCTTTCTCCATACGGTTTTTGAGGAAGGCGAGGCGCTGAGGTCGTTCGTGGTCGGGCCTGAAAACCCCGATTTCCGCGTCCTCGAAGACATCCCGTCTTTTCTGAAGAGCGCCGTCATGATCTCGGAGGACGGCGCGTTTTTCGGTCATCGCGGCTTCCTGCTCGAGCCCTTCAAAGAGTCCATCGCCCTCAACCTGAGGGAGAAGCGCTTTGTGCGCGGCGCCAGCACCATCTCCATGCAGCTGGTCAAGAACCTTTTCCTCAAGAGACAGAAGACCATCGCCCGCAAGCTGGAGGAGATGATCATTACCTGGCTGATCGAGGAGAACCGGCTGGTCAGCAAGGAGCGCATGCTCGAGATCTATCTGAACATCATCGAATGGGGGCCGCAGGTGTACGGTGCCCAGGAAGCGGCGCGCTTCTATTTCGACAAGGATGTCGCCGACCTGACCCTGGCCGAGGCGATATTCATGGCCAGCATCATCCCGCAGCCCAAGCGTTTCATGGCCTCGTTCGACGAGGAGCAGCGTCTGCGCTCATGGCTGCAGGCCTATTACACCGACGTGTCCGCCAAGATGTTGAAGCGGGGATGGATCGAACAGCGGGATTTCGACGCTCTGACCGCCGATATCCGGTTGCGGGGCCCGGCCCGCCTCCTGCTCAAAGGCCGGGACACTCGGCCGGAAGAGCCCGCCTGGGATATCCGATGA
- a CDS encoding phosphate acyltransferase, giving the protein MPGERRDLPLQRVLDIIDTAGRLRCSSVIVAGGDRPEDVELVETARDHGIVERIVLVGDRKKILETVEKLGIDIPEKDMIHAEGHEAVAAETVRAALDEDIEILLKGGVPTGILSREMMKLANRPTASLVTLLDASSIAGGRPMLLSDPGLTTITNFGRLTGIIRNAVDVAKAVLEIERPRVAVLNAYEGLIPTLPSTAAAFELAGLAWPDADVCGPLSFDLATSMCALEVKGLPKLPNADKVAGRADILICPNIETGNVLYKSIAAQESYGDASLANITVGFEVSYGIMSRADSLEVRLASIAFCSVFAQRTREKPHPIRHTHLVRGEALPVLSVMPGLEGLTAALFAGSRCVWEDVFPLEAEVPPPDVEWDRQIGLWSDQVQARLETASLRPAAVACGGGVVRERTERICGHVFKADVAAAKKAGAPSALFNRLELVEAGGAVHLGIPLVRRLAEALAVPPLAVQPAEFSAESWKTLRTGDRKIMFREWLAPAALRDTADRIGLPVETLSVVLAHGAEDITVMSVEGDRVDVARVTILDMDAVNKTGLTEERALQVAAPVVREIENAVAEKNGHVHAVILTGELARNSGLGRAVRKSIGALAPILIFEGRPDARSTALAAQEALAFLQAKSDPGRKRK; this is encoded by the coding sequence ATGCCCGGCGAACGGCGGGACCTCCCGCTCCAGCGCGTTTTGGACATCATCGACACGGCCGGCCGTCTTCGTTGCTCGAGCGTGATCGTCGCGGGAGGCGACAGACCTGAGGATGTGGAGCTTGTCGAAACAGCTCGGGATCATGGGATCGTGGAAAGAATCGTTCTGGTCGGCGACCGCAAGAAAATCCTCGAGACGGTCGAGAAGCTGGGAATCGATATTCCCGAGAAGGATATGATCCATGCCGAGGGGCATGAAGCCGTGGCGGCCGAAACCGTGCGTGCGGCGCTCGATGAGGATATTGAAATCCTGCTCAAAGGCGGCGTCCCCACGGGAATTCTCAGCCGGGAGATGATGAAACTGGCCAATCGGCCGACGGCCAGCCTTGTGACACTCCTCGACGCTTCGTCCATCGCCGGCGGCCGCCCCATGCTCCTTTCGGATCCGGGACTCACGACGATCACGAATTTCGGGCGATTGACCGGAATCATCCGCAATGCCGTGGACGTCGCCAAAGCCGTCCTGGAGATCGAACGTCCCAGAGTGGCCGTTTTGAATGCCTATGAAGGCTTGATCCCGACCCTGCCCTCGACCGCCGCCGCCTTCGAGTTGGCCGGCCTGGCTTGGCCGGACGCCGATGTCTGCGGCCCGCTCTCCTTTGACTTGGCCACTTCCATGTGTGCCCTCGAGGTGAAGGGCCTTCCGAAACTGCCGAATGCCGACAAGGTGGCCGGGCGGGCCGATATTCTCATTTGCCCCAACATCGAGACGGGCAACGTCCTCTACAAGAGCATCGCCGCTCAGGAAAGCTACGGCGATGCCTCGCTGGCCAATATCACCGTCGGATTCGAGGTGTCCTACGGGATTATGTCGCGGGCCGATTCACTGGAGGTCCGCCTGGCCTCGATTGCTTTCTGCAGCGTTTTTGCCCAGCGGACGCGGGAGAAGCCCCATCCCATCCGGCACACCCATCTCGTCCGGGGAGAAGCCCTGCCCGTCCTGTCCGTTATGCCCGGGCTGGAAGGTTTGACCGCGGCCCTCTTTGCGGGAAGCCGCTGTGTGTGGGAAGACGTCTTTCCTTTGGAGGCCGAAGTGCCGCCCCCGGATGTCGAATGGGACAGGCAGATCGGCTTGTGGTCGGACCAGGTTCAGGCCCGGTTGGAAACCGCGTCTCTTCGCCCGGCCGCCGTCGCCTGCGGCGGCGGTGTCGTCCGGGAAAGGACGGAGAGAATCTGCGGACACGTCTTCAAGGCGGATGTCGCTGCGGCGAAAAAAGCCGGAGCGCCCTCGGCTCTATTCAACCGGCTCGAACTGGTGGAGGCCGGAGGCGCCGTTCATCTCGGAATTCCCCTTGTCCGCCGTCTGGCCGAAGCCTTGGCCGTTCCTCCTCTGGCCGTTCAACCGGCTGAATTTTCGGCCGAGTCCTGGAAAACCCTGAGAACGGGAGACCGGAAAATCATGTTCCGGGAGTGGCTCGCCCCTGCAGCGCTTCGGGATACCGCCGACAGAATCGGTCTTCCGGTCGAAACGCTGTCCGTCGTTCTGGCTCACGGCGCCGAGGATATCACCGTGATGAGCGTCGAGGGGGATCGCGTCGATGTCGCCCGTGTGACCATTCTCGACATGGATGCCGTCAATAAAACCGGATTGACGGAAGAGAGGGCCCTGCAGGTTGCGGCTCCCGTCGTCCGGGAAATTGAAAACGCCGTTGCGGAAAAGAACGGTCATGTTCACGCCGTGATCCTGACAGGGGAACTGGCCCGCAATTCCGGCCTGGGCCGGGCCGTGCGAAAATCCATCGGCGCCCTGGCGCCGATCCTGATCTTCGAAGGACGGCCCGATGCGCGTTCAACGGCCCTCGCCGCACAGGAAGCCCTGGCCTTTCTCCAGGCCAAATCCGATCCGGGGAGAAAACGGAAATGA